One window of Streptomyces sp. NBC_01232 genomic DNA carries:
- a CDS encoding DUF6087 family protein — translation MDADREPLAAWADRRDRRRESDRQITGRRRVEPLDPAARGRAAHLAPDVPRVLLELDEASGEWVLVGVAENADQAARFLNG, via the coding sequence GTGGACGCCGACAGGGAACCGCTCGCAGCGTGGGCCGACCGCCGCGACCGCCGACGAGAGTCCGACCGGCAGATCACCGGCCGCCGCCGCGTCGAACCCCTGGACCCGGCGGCCCGCGGCCGAGCCGCACACCTCGCCCCTGACGTCCCTCGGGTCCTCCTCGAACTGGACGAGGCATCGGGTGAGTGGGTGCTGGTCGGCGTTGCCGAGAACGCTGATCAGGCCGCCCGTTTCCTCAACGGCTGA
- a CDS encoding methyltransferase domain-containing protein codes for MTVIAHQERPSRTELGRCLMESGALSSDWAPAFATVDRAAFLPQVMWPFLPAEQLGEVPHSRAVTVDRRTDPAAWYGYADSDLSVVTQWDDGAHRGDHPGTVPTSSSSQPSVVFRLLAALDADAGMRVLDAGTGTGETAALLAHRCGAVNVTTIDVDPAVSAAARERLCTLGLYAEALTGDALAGHPDRGPYDRMLCTFGVRSIPRAWVEQVRPGGVIVAPYGTHYSSRDAAARLTVHSDGTASGPFVTAVEFMKARSHRTVWPDAEKYVKQWPGSTGTAVQPDQLADAHHAISLAVPHVAHTTHTEPDGAPAAWWYSLTDRSWAAVRWPEEYGPGIVYQHGPRRLWDAVEAACTWWEAQGSPALDRFGLTVGPDGETPWLDAPGNLLPGARWR; via the coding sequence ATGACCGTCATCGCACACCAGGAGCGCCCCAGCCGTACCGAGCTGGGGCGCTGCCTCATGGAATCGGGTGCTCTCTCCTCCGACTGGGCACCCGCCTTCGCCACCGTCGACCGCGCGGCGTTCCTGCCTCAGGTGATGTGGCCGTTCCTTCCGGCCGAGCAGCTCGGCGAGGTTCCACACTCCCGCGCTGTGACCGTGGACCGGCGCACGGATCCGGCAGCCTGGTACGGATACGCCGACAGTGACCTGTCCGTGGTCACCCAGTGGGACGACGGCGCCCATCGCGGCGACCATCCGGGCACGGTCCCGACCTCGTCCAGCTCCCAACCCTCGGTGGTGTTCCGCCTCCTCGCCGCCCTGGACGCCGACGCCGGGATGCGCGTCCTGGACGCGGGCACCGGCACCGGCGAGACCGCCGCACTCCTGGCCCACCGCTGCGGCGCCGTCAACGTCACCACCATCGACGTGGACCCGGCCGTGTCTGCGGCGGCGCGGGAGCGGCTGTGCACCCTCGGCCTCTACGCCGAGGCGCTCACCGGCGACGCCCTCGCCGGCCACCCCGACCGCGGCCCGTACGACCGGATGCTGTGCACGTTCGGCGTGCGCAGCATCCCGCGCGCATGGGTGGAACAGGTCAGGCCCGGCGGCGTCATCGTCGCCCCATACGGAACGCACTACAGCAGCCGCGACGCCGCCGCCCGCCTCACGGTCCACTCCGACGGCACCGCGTCCGGCCCGTTCGTCACCGCGGTTGAGTTCATGAAGGCCCGGTCGCACCGCACGGTATGGCCGGACGCCGAGAAGTACGTCAAGCAGTGGCCGGGCTCGACCGGCACAGCCGTGCAGCCCGACCAGCTCGCCGACGCCCACCACGCCATCAGCCTCGCCGTGCCCCACGTCGCGCACACCACCCACACCGAACCCGACGGCGCCCCGGCCGCCTGGTGGTACTCCCTCACCGATCGCTCGTGGGCGGCCGTACGGTGGCCGGAGGAGTATGGGCCGGGCATCGTCTACCAGCACGGCCCGCGACGCCTGTGGGACGCCGTAGAAGCCGCCTGCACGTGGTGGGAAGCCCAAGGCAGCCCCGCCCTTGACCGCTTCGGCCTTACGGTGGGCCCGGACGGTGAGACACCATGGCTGGACGCCCCCGGAAACCTGCTGCCCGGGGCTCGCTGGCGATAG